The Nitrospirota bacterium genome has a segment encoding these proteins:
- the ftsA gene encoding cell division protein FtsA codes for MVKKLDNVIVGLDLGTTKVCAIVGEVKDGGQVDIIGIGISPSLGLKKGVVVNIDSTVESIKKAVQEAELMAGVEINSVYVGISGSHIKGINSRGVVAIKNKEVGATDIARVIDAARAVNIPMDQQVLHVLPQEFIIDDQDGIKDPLGMFGVRLEAKVHIITGALTSIQNIVKSCSRAGLHVSDLALQPLASSRAVLTEEEQNLGVVVVDIGGGTTDVALFLEGSLWHTEVLPIGGNHLTNDIAIGLRTPASEAEKIKIKYGCALSSLVKHEETLDVPSVGGRPPRLLSRQILSEIIEPRVEELFGMVQQRLKKTGFEDMFASGIVITGGVALMEGMQEAAERFLGLPIRRGTPRDIGGLMDVVNSPIYATGVGLVLYGADNQREAPRKFKGGGALNRIWKWLGEYI; via the coding sequence GTGGTGAAAAAACTTGACAATGTGATCGTCGGCCTGGACCTGGGCACGACCAAGGTCTGCGCCATCGTGGGCGAGGTCAAGGATGGCGGCCAGGTGGACATCATCGGCATCGGCATCAGCCCGTCTCTCGGCCTGAAGAAGGGCGTGGTCGTGAACATCGACAGCACCGTCGAATCCATCAAAAAGGCGGTGCAGGAAGCGGAGCTGATGGCCGGAGTCGAGATCAATTCGGTGTACGTGGGCATCTCCGGAAGCCATATCAAGGGCATCAATTCCCGCGGGGTCGTGGCCATCAAGAACAAGGAAGTGGGGGCCACGGACATTGCGCGGGTGATCGACGCCGCCCGCGCGGTGAACATCCCCATGGACCAGCAGGTCCTCCACGTGCTCCCGCAGGAGTTCATCATCGACGACCAGGATGGCATCAAGGACCCCCTCGGCATGTTCGGCGTCCGGCTCGAGGCCAAGGTGCATATCATCACCGGGGCGCTGACCTCGATCCAGAACATCGTGAAGAGCTGCTCGCGGGCCGGGCTCCATGTGAGCGACCTGGCGCTGCAGCCGCTCGCGTCGAGCAGAGCCGTCCTGACCGAGGAAGAGCAGAACCTGGGCGTGGTCGTGGTGGACATCGGGGGCGGGACGACGGACGTGGCGCTCTTCCTTGAGGGAAGCCTCTGGCACACCGAGGTCCTGCCCATCGGCGGAAACCACCTGACGAACGACATCGCGATCGGCCTCCGGACCCCGGCGTCCGAGGCCGAGAAGATCAAGATCAAGTACGGGTGCGCGCTGTCATCGCTCGTCAAGCACGAGGAGACCCTGGACGTGCCGAGCGTGGGCGGGCGGCCCCCCCGGCTGCTGTCGCGCCAGATACTGTCGGAGATCATCGAGCCCCGCGTGGAGGAGCTCTTCGGCATGGTCCAGCAGCGGCTCAAGAAGACCGGGTTCGAGGACATGTTCGCATCGGGCATCGTGATCACCGGCGGCGTCGCACTCATGGAGGGTATGCAGGAGGCGGCGGAGCGCTTCCTCGGGCTGCCGATCCGGCGCGGCACACCGCGGGACATCGGCGGCCTCATGGATGTCGTGAACAGCCCGATCTACGCGACGGGCGTCGGGCTCGTGCTCTACGGTGCGGATAACCAGCGTGAGGCCCCGCGCAAGTTCAAGGGCGGGGGCGCGCTGAACCGGATCTGGAAGTGGCTGGGAGAGTACATTTAG